Proteins from a single region of Carassius gibelio isolate Cgi1373 ecotype wild population from Czech Republic chromosome B15, carGib1.2-hapl.c, whole genome shotgun sequence:
- the LOC127972093 gene encoding trichohyalin isoform X1 — MATAGLRIGDQLVLEEDYDENYIPSEQEIHEYAVEIGIDPEREPELLWLAREGMVAPLPTEWKPCQDVSGEVYYFNFSTGQSTWDHPCDEHYRQLVEQERERNQHATAPSALKRDKDKKKKKKDKKDKKKDKRKELEEVRAPGVLAPLARLRALSDAPVAPLRGSGLQPLSLGAVSSSAAVRSAEEDEEISEEERPRDSAGLLQNLHLDLDALGAGLQYEDSEVSVTVPPEERTEPELQDLALSRDHSPEAPSEDSFGHHLHSTVASRPLTPDAAVSSGREEDEQMSEGAQEEKQSDEEENGQIRDEETENREREEDDEQMERFNSPEEKEERTEEDKRKGNIDENRQMRDEEMQNTESEEIEEQISNPEEEEKNVMEERTEGGDQTEKRDDGNMEEEMTETHKWSINGEAEAIRSVSSEEERQESEAEEDKHEEEQRETEGLVSEAQSNSSRLQVTRVKAGKFVPQWNPVSSEESEDSEAAALLSSTDNVKDRKEAEGEADVDRCVDVSDSADRHLSSDEEEKMTQEEREEEEKRKCDEEEKRPEETEEEEKRKREEEERKRLEYADRQMEEERSRRMEEERSRLMEEERSRQMEEERRSRLMEEERSRLMEEERRSRLMEEERSRLMEEERSRLMEEERSRQMEEERSRLMEEERRSRKMEEERSRLMEEERSRLMEEERRSRLMEEERSRLMEEERSRLMEEERSRLMEEERSRQMEEERSRLMEEERSRQMEEERSRLMEEERSRQMEEERSRLMEEERRSRKMEEERSRLMEEERSRLMEEERSRQMEEERSRLMEEERSRLMEEERSRLMEEERSRQMEEERSRLMEEERSRLMEETQRSRLMEEERSRLMEEERSRQMEEERSRLTEEERSRQMEEERSRLMEEERSRKMEEERSRLMEETQRSRKMEEERSRLMEEERSRLMEEERSRQMEEERSRLMEEERSRLMEEERSRLMEEERSRLMEEERSRLIEEERSRLMEEERSRLMEEERSRLMEEERSRLIEEERSRLMEEERSRLMEEERSRLMEEERSRLMEEERSRLMEEERSRLMEEERSRLMEEERSRLMEEERSRLMEEERSRLIEEERSRLMEEERSRLMEEERSRLMEEERSRLMEEERSRLMEEERSRLMEEERSRLMEEERSRLMEETQRRLQLLRDALMKDEEDEERRMKEESAELLRVLKEQMIKQRRDEEERLNNDMHTQLQQLRLENEVKLQELRSELEAEQERVETQRRQDLKHLREESEEELQAERRRLQEKKEEQLTSIRLQDKLSDTQKDLRSTRPEQPLVEYQRELTDVLQEVREEVERDHRRKLEQLKEEHQQELQNLRETLLEQESRERERLLDSLQKERDAVISKHTTQLHKLQHTLDTQLQETRRTHSQKESELQEWKEKLEKQTKELHTQETELQSKASDLRKRRQQLCEEEEDLQRGLQSLPLLLKERDQLCEDLRRERQERERQREESCRMMEERQQLEDRVTLLQDPHHLTHTHTHTHTLLQERCEQLTSRVSELEQSSRAERHQQQDEQKKSKRKTENGLRLEDLETPLLRSDASDTSVDDVRQYMWNESVSLSRARQFLERQSAHMFDRQAALRAAHNSLKDPTPGSSTQQQLYHNLQQEVRDLAELRETLLKGQTLLKEKEEKLNHLETSLTEEVSCDDAERSADRKVTFDVTESEMSSVYSPEGTVPVKVQQLADSLQLISGQLNSVLGALGSVTHKQTPPPLTTPLLPRPSWAWPTTPSPSLANGLSHRATDSLQTRWSGLSSETSRAHMTYSGYTPPSLSSLRPSEVEGQRLQGLIEGNKRWLEAQRKNRNIPLFPSLRSASSGGGLVQLSLDDNNQIKVHHY, encoded by the exons ATGGCGACCGCGGGACTGCGCATCGGAGATCAGCTGGTGCTGGAGGAAGACTATGATGAGAACTACATCCCTTCAGAGCAAG agatccATGAGTACGCGGTGGAGATCGGCATCGACCCGGAGCGAGAGCCTGAGCTGCTGTGGTTGGCCAGAGAGGGGATGGTGGCACCTCTGCCGACCGAGTGGAAACcatg tcaGGACGTCAGCGGTGAGGTGTACTACTTTAACTTCTCCACCGGTCAGTCCACCTGGGATCATCCGTGTGATGAACACTACAGACAGCTGGTGGAGCAGGAGCGCGAGCGCAACCAACACGCCACAGCCCCCAGCGCCCTGAAGAGAGACAaggacaagaagaagaagaagaaggacaaGAAAGACAAGAAGAAGGACAAGAggaaagagctggaggaagtcAGAGCTCCAGGG gtgcTGGCTCCTCTCGCTCGTCTCCGTGCTCTGTCTGACGCTCCTGTCGCTCCTCTCAGAGGATCTGGACTCCAGCCGCTCTCTCTCGGG GCTGTGTCTAGTTCTGCTGCTGTCAGGAGCGCTGAGGAAGACGAGGAGATCTCTGAGGAAGAG aggccGCGGGACTCAGCCGGACTCCTGCAGAACCTTCATCTGGATCTGGACGCTCTGGGAGCAGGTCTACAGTacgag gacaGTGAGGTCAGTGTGACGGTTCCTCCTGAAGAAAGAACAGAACCTGAACTACAGGATTTGGCCCTGTCCAGAGATCACAGTCCAGAAGCTCCTTCAGAG GACTCGTTTGGACATCACCTCCATTCCACAGTAGCGTCACGACCTCTGACCCCAGATGCTGCGGTGTCCAGCGGCCGAGAGGAAGACGAACAGATGAGCGAAGGAGCGCAGGAGGAGAAACAGTCAGATGAAGAGGAGAACGGACAGATCAGAGATGAAGAGACAGAgaacagagagagggaggaggaTGATGAACAGATGGAGAGATTCAACAGTCCtgaagagaaggaggagagaaCAGAAGAAGATAAAAGGAAAGGAAACATAGATGAGAACAGACAGATGAGAGATGAAGAGATGCAGAACACAGAGAGCGAGGAGATTGAGGAACAGATCAGCAATcctgaggaggaggagaagaacgTGATGGAGGAGAGAACAGAAGGAGGAGATCAGACGGAGAAGAGAGATGATGGAAACATGGAAGAAGAGATGACTGAAACACACAAATGGTCCATAAATGGAGAAGCAGAGGCCATCAGAAGTGTTTCCTCTGAGGAAGAGCGTCAGGAGAGTGAGGCAGAGGAGGATAAACATGAGGAAGAGCAGAGAGAGACTGAAGGACTCGTCTCCGAGGCTCAGAGTAACAGCTCTCGCCTTCAAGTCACTCGTGTTAAAGCAGGGAAGTTTGTGCCTCAGTGGAATCCAGTGTCTAGTGAG GAGTCTGAGGACAGTGAAGCAGCAGCGTTGCTCTCATCCACtgataatgtgaag gacaGGAAGGAAGCCGAGGGCGAGGCAGATGTGGACAGATGTGTGGATGTCTCTGACTCTGCAGACAg GCATTTGTCTAGTGATGAAGAAGAGAAGATGACACAAGAAGAgagggaggaagaggagaagagaaagTGTGATGAAGAAGAGAAAAGACCAGAAGAgacagaggaagaggagaagagaaagcgcgaggaagaggagaggaagagactGGAGTATGCAGATAGacagatggaggaggagaggagcagacggatggaggaggagaggagcagactgatggaggaggagaggagcagacagatggaggaggagaggaggagcagactgatggaggaagagaggagcagactgatggaggaggagaggaggagcagactgatggaggaagagaggagcagactgatggaggaagagaggagcagactgatggaggaggagaggagcagacagatggaggaagagaggagcagactgatggaggaagagaggaggagcagaaagatggaggaggagaggagcagactgatggaggaagagaggagcagactgatggaggaggagaggaggagcagactgatggaggaagagaggagcagactgatggaggaagagaggagcagactgatggaggaggagaggagcagactgatggaggaggagaggagcagacagatggaggaggagaggagcagactgatggaggaagagaggagcagacagatggaggaagagaggagcagactgatggaggaggagaggagcagacagatggaggaagagaggagcagactgatggaggaagagaggaggagcagaaagatggaggaggagaggagcagactgatggaggaagagaggagcagactgatggaggaggagaggagcagacagatggaggaagagaggagcagactgatggaggaggagaggagcagactgatggaggaagagaggagcagactgatggaggaggagaggagcagacagatggaggaagagaggagcagactgatggaggaagagaggagcagaCTGATGGAGGAGACGCAGAGGAGCAgactgatggaggaggagaggagcagactgatggaggaagagaggagcagacagatggaggaagagaggagcagactgacggaggaggagaggagcagacagatggaggaagagaggagcagactgatggaggaggagaggagcagaaagatggaggaggagaggagcagaCTGATGGAGGAGACGCAGAGGAGCAGaaagatggaggaggagaggagcagactgatggaggaagagaggagcagactgatggaggaggagaggagcagacagatggaggaagagaggagcagactgatggaggaagagaggagcagactgatggaggaagagaggagcagactgatggaggaggagaggagcagactgatggaggaagagaggagcagactgattgaggaagagaggagcagactgatggaggaggagaggagcagactgatggaggaggagaggagcagactgatggaggaggagaggagcagactgattgaggaagagaggagcagactgatggaggaggagaggagcagactgatggaggaggagaggagcagactgatggaggaggagaggagcagactgatggaggaggagaggagcagactgatggaggaagagaggagcagactgatggaggaggagaggagcagactgatggaggaggagaggagcagactgatggaggaggagaggagcagactgatggaggaagagaggagcagactgattgaggaagagaggagcagactgatggaggaggagaggagcagactgatggaggaggagaggagcagactgatggaggaagagaggagcagactgatggaggaggagaggagcagactgatggaggaggagaggagcagactgatggaggaggagaggagcagactgatggaggaggagaggagcagaCTGATGGAGGAGACGCAGAGGAGACTGCAGCTGCTCAGAGACGCTCTGATGAAGGACGAGGAGGACGAGGAGCGCCGGATGAAGGAGGAGAGCGCAGAGCTGCTCAG agtccTGAAGGAGCAGATGATCAAACAGAGACGAGACGAGGAGGAGCGACTGAACAACGACATGCACACACAGCTACAGCagctcag GCTTGAGAATGAGGTGAAGCTGCAGGAGCTGCGCTCAGAGCTGGAGGCGGAGCAAGAGAGGGTGGAGACTCAGAGGAGGCAGGACCTCAAGCATCTGAGGGAGGAGTCAGAGGAGGAGCTCCAGGCAGAGAGGAGGCGGCTACAAGAGAAGAAGGAGGAGCAGCTGACCTCCATCAgactacag GATAAACTGAGTGACACACAGAAGGATTTGAGGAGCACACGACCAGAACAGCCTTTAGTAGAGTATCAGAGAGAG CTCACAGATGTGCTGCAGGAAGTCCGGGAGGAAGTCGAGAGAGATCACAGGAGGAAACTAGAACAACTGAAGGAGGAACATCAACAGGAGCTACAGAACCTGAGAGAGACACTCCTGGAAcag gagagcAGGGAGCGGGAGCGTCTGCTGGATTCTCTTCAGAAGGAGAGAGACGCTGTGATCTCTAAACACACAACCCAACTACACAAACTACAGCACACACTGGACACACAGCTGCAGGAGACGCGCAGGACACACTCGCAGAAG gagtcaGAGCTACAGGAGTGGAAGGAGAAGCTGGAGAAACAAACCAAAGAACTTCACACTCAGGAGACTGAACTTCAGTCAAAG GCATCAGATCTGAGGAAGAGGAGACAGCAGCTgtgtgaggaagaggaggacctTCAGAGAGgactacag TCTCTCCCTCTGCTGCTGAAGGAGCGTGACCAGCTGTGTGAGGATCTGCGGAGAGAGAGACAGGAGCGAGAGCGACAGAGAGAGGAGAGCTGCAGGATGATGGAGGAGAGACAGCAGCTGGAGGATAGAGTCACACTGCTGCAGGACCCtcatcacctcacacacacacacacacacacacacacactgctgcaggAGCGATGTGAGCAGCTCACCTCCAGAGTCAG tgaactGGAGCAGAGCAGCAGAGCGGAGCGACATCAGCAGCAGGACGAGCAGAAGAAGagcaagagaaagacagagaacgGTCTGCGTTTGGAGGATCTGGAGACTCCACTGCTGCGGTCCGACGCCAGCGACACCAGCGTAgacga cgtgAGGCAGTACATGTGGAATGAGAGCGTGTCTCTCTCCAGGGCTCGTCAGTTTCTGGAGCGGCAGAGCGCTCACATGTTTGACAGACAGGCAGCGCTGCGGGCGGCTCACAACAGTCTGAAGGACCCCACGCCTGGGAGCTCAACACAACAGCAGCTCTACCACAAcctgcagcag gaggtgAGGGATCTGGCTGAGTTGAGGGAGACACTTCTGAAGGGTCAAACGCTCCTGAAAGAAAAAGAGGAGAAACTCAACCATCTCGAAACATCACTGACCGAAGAG gtgtcgTGCGATGATGCTGAGAGGTCAGCTGATCGTAAAGTGACGTTTGATGTGACCGAGTCAGAGATGAGCAGTGTGTACAGCCCAGAGGGAACAg TTCCAGTGAAGGTGCAGCAGCTGGCCGACTCTCTGCAGCTGATCTCAGGTCAGCTCAACTCTGTGTTAGGAGCTTTGGGTTCAGTGACACACAAACAGACTCCGCCCCCTCTTACAACACCCCTGTTGCCCCGCCCCTCCTGGGCGTGGCCTACAACCCCCTCCCCTTCACTGGCCAACGGACTCTCACACAGAGCCACAGACTCACTGCAGACGCGCTGGAGCGGCCTGAGCtcag AAACCAGCAGAGCGCACATGACCTACTCAGGATACACACCACCAAG tctgtCGAGTCTGCGTCCATCAGAGGTCGAGGGTCAGCGGCTGCAGGGTCTTATTGAAGGAAACAAACGCTGGCTAGAGGCTCAACGAAAGAACCGCAACAT TCCTCTGTTCCCGAGTCTCAGGAGCGCGTCCAGCGGCGGAGGGTTAGTTCAGCTCAGCCTCGATGACAACAACCAGATTAAAGTTCATCATTACTAA
- the LOC127972093 gene encoding centrosomal protein of 164 kDa isoform X2 yields MATAGLRIGDQLVLEEDYDENYIPSEQEIHEYAVEIGIDPEREPELLWLAREGMVAPLPTEWKPCQDVSGEVYYFNFSTGQSTWDHPCDEHYRQLVEQERERNQHATAPSALKRDKDKKKKKKDKKDKKKDKRKELEEVRAPGVLAPLARLRALSDAPVAPLRGSGLQPLSLGAVSSSAAVRSAEEDEEISEEERPRDSAGLLQNLHLDLDALGAGLQYEDSEVSVTVPPEERTEPELQDLALSRDHSPEAPSEDSFGHHLHSTVASRPLTPDAAVSSGREEDEQMSEGAQEEKQSDEEENGQIRDEETENREREEDDEQMERFNSPEEKEERTEEDKRKGNIDENRQMRDEEMQNTESEEIEEQISNPEEEEKNVMEERTEGGDQTEKRDDGNMEEEMTETHKWSINGEAEAIRSVSSEEERQESEAEEDKHEEEQRETEGLVSEAQSNSSRLQVTRVKAGKFVPQWNPVSSEESEDSEAAALLSSTDNVKDRKEAEGEADVDRCVDVSDSADRHLSSDEEEKMTQEEREEEEKRKCDEEEKRPEETEEEEKRKREEEERKRLEYADRQMEEERSRRMEEERSRLMEEERSRQMEEERRSRLMEEERSRLMEEERRSRLMEEERSRLMEEERSRLMEEERSRQMEEERSRLMEEERRSRKMEEERSRLMEEERSRLMEEERRSRLMEEERSRLMEEERSRLMEEERSRLMEEERSRQMEEERSRLMEEERSRQMEEERSRLMEEERSRQMEEERSRLMEEERRSRKMEEERSRLMEEERSRLMEEERSRQMEEERSRLMEEERSRLMEEERSRLMEEERSRQMEEERSRLMEEERSRLMEETQRSRLMEEERSRLMEEERSRQMEEERSRLTEEERSRQMEEERSRLMEEERSRKMEEERSRLMEETQRSRKMEEERSRLMEEERSRLMEEERSRQMEEERSRLMEEERSRLMEEERSRLMEEERSRLMEEERSRLIEEERSRLMEEERSRLMEEERSRLMEEERSRLIEEERSRLMEEERSRLMEEERSRLMEEERSRLMEEERSRLMEEERSRLMEEERSRLMEEERSRLMEEERSRLMEEERSRLIEEERSRLMEEERSRLMEEERSRLMEEERSRLMEEERSRLMEEERSRLMEEERSRLMEEERSRLMEETQRRLQLLRDALMKDEEDEERRMKEESAELLRVLKEQMIKQRRDEEERLNNDMHTQLQQLRLENEVKLQELRSELEAEQERVETQRRQDLKHLREESEEELQAERRRLQEKKEEQLTSIRLQDKLSDTQKDLRSTRPEQPLVEYQRELTDVLQEVREEVERDHRRKLEQLKEEHQQELQNLRETLLEQESRERERLLDSLQKERDAVISKHTTQLHKLQHTLDTQLQETRRTHSQKESELQEWKEKLEKQTKELHTQETELQSKASDLRKRRQQLCEEEEDLQRGLQSLPLLLKERDQLCEDLRRERQERERQREESCRMMEERQQLEDRVTLLQDPHHLTHTHTHTHTLLQERCEQLTSRVSELEQSSRAERHQQQDEQKKSKRKTENGLRLEDLETPLLRSDASDTSVDEARQFLERQSAHMFDRQAALRAAHNSLKDPTPGSSTQQQLYHNLQQEVRDLAELRETLLKGQTLLKEKEEKLNHLETSLTEEVSCDDAERSADRKVTFDVTESEMSSVYSPEGTVPVKVQQLADSLQLISGQLNSVLGALGSVTHKQTPPPLTTPLLPRPSWAWPTTPSPSLANGLSHRATDSLQTRWSGLSSETSRAHMTYSGYTPPSLSSLRPSEVEGQRLQGLIEGNKRWLEAQRKNRNIPLFPSLRSASSGGGLVQLSLDDNNQIKVHHY; encoded by the exons ATGGCGACCGCGGGACTGCGCATCGGAGATCAGCTGGTGCTGGAGGAAGACTATGATGAGAACTACATCCCTTCAGAGCAAG agatccATGAGTACGCGGTGGAGATCGGCATCGACCCGGAGCGAGAGCCTGAGCTGCTGTGGTTGGCCAGAGAGGGGATGGTGGCACCTCTGCCGACCGAGTGGAAACcatg tcaGGACGTCAGCGGTGAGGTGTACTACTTTAACTTCTCCACCGGTCAGTCCACCTGGGATCATCCGTGTGATGAACACTACAGACAGCTGGTGGAGCAGGAGCGCGAGCGCAACCAACACGCCACAGCCCCCAGCGCCCTGAAGAGAGACAaggacaagaagaagaagaagaaggacaaGAAAGACAAGAAGAAGGACAAGAggaaagagctggaggaagtcAGAGCTCCAGGG gtgcTGGCTCCTCTCGCTCGTCTCCGTGCTCTGTCTGACGCTCCTGTCGCTCCTCTCAGAGGATCTGGACTCCAGCCGCTCTCTCTCGGG GCTGTGTCTAGTTCTGCTGCTGTCAGGAGCGCTGAGGAAGACGAGGAGATCTCTGAGGAAGAG aggccGCGGGACTCAGCCGGACTCCTGCAGAACCTTCATCTGGATCTGGACGCTCTGGGAGCAGGTCTACAGTacgag gacaGTGAGGTCAGTGTGACGGTTCCTCCTGAAGAAAGAACAGAACCTGAACTACAGGATTTGGCCCTGTCCAGAGATCACAGTCCAGAAGCTCCTTCAGAG GACTCGTTTGGACATCACCTCCATTCCACAGTAGCGTCACGACCTCTGACCCCAGATGCTGCGGTGTCCAGCGGCCGAGAGGAAGACGAACAGATGAGCGAAGGAGCGCAGGAGGAGAAACAGTCAGATGAAGAGGAGAACGGACAGATCAGAGATGAAGAGACAGAgaacagagagagggaggaggaTGATGAACAGATGGAGAGATTCAACAGTCCtgaagagaaggaggagagaaCAGAAGAAGATAAAAGGAAAGGAAACATAGATGAGAACAGACAGATGAGAGATGAAGAGATGCAGAACACAGAGAGCGAGGAGATTGAGGAACAGATCAGCAATcctgaggaggaggagaagaacgTGATGGAGGAGAGAACAGAAGGAGGAGATCAGACGGAGAAGAGAGATGATGGAAACATGGAAGAAGAGATGACTGAAACACACAAATGGTCCATAAATGGAGAAGCAGAGGCCATCAGAAGTGTTTCCTCTGAGGAAGAGCGTCAGGAGAGTGAGGCAGAGGAGGATAAACATGAGGAAGAGCAGAGAGAGACTGAAGGACTCGTCTCCGAGGCTCAGAGTAACAGCTCTCGCCTTCAAGTCACTCGTGTTAAAGCAGGGAAGTTTGTGCCTCAGTGGAATCCAGTGTCTAGTGAG GAGTCTGAGGACAGTGAAGCAGCAGCGTTGCTCTCATCCACtgataatgtgaag gacaGGAAGGAAGCCGAGGGCGAGGCAGATGTGGACAGATGTGTGGATGTCTCTGACTCTGCAGACAg GCATTTGTCTAGTGATGAAGAAGAGAAGATGACACAAGAAGAgagggaggaagaggagaagagaaagTGTGATGAAGAAGAGAAAAGACCAGAAGAgacagaggaagaggagaagagaaagcgcgaggaagaggagaggaagagactGGAGTATGCAGATAGacagatggaggaggagaggagcagacggatggaggaggagaggagcagactgatggaggaggagaggagcagacagatggaggaggagaggaggagcagactgatggaggaagagaggagcagactgatggaggaggagaggaggagcagactgatggaggaagagaggagcagactgatggaggaagagaggagcagactgatggaggaggagaggagcagacagatggaggaagagaggagcagactgatggaggaagagaggaggagcagaaagatggaggaggagaggagcagactgatggaggaagagaggagcagactgatggaggaggagaggaggagcagactgatggaggaagagaggagcagactgatggaggaagagaggagcagactgatggaggaggagaggagcagactgatggaggaggagaggagcagacagatggaggaggagaggagcagactgatggaggaagagaggagcagacagatggaggaagagaggagcagactgatggaggaggagaggagcagacagatggaggaagagaggagcagactgatggaggaagagaggaggagcagaaagatggaggaggagaggagcagactgatggaggaagagaggagcagactgatggaggaggagaggagcagacagatggaggaagagaggagcagactgatggaggaggagaggagcagactgatggaggaagagaggagcagactgatggaggaggagaggagcagacagatggaggaagagaggagcagactgatggaggaagagaggagcagaCTGATGGAGGAGACGCAGAGGAGCAgactgatggaggaggagaggagcagactgatggaggaagagaggagcagacagatggaggaagagaggagcagactgacggaggaggagaggagcagacagatggaggaagagaggagcagactgatggaggaggagaggagcagaaagatggaggaggagaggagcagaCTGATGGAGGAGACGCAGAGGAGCAGaaagatggaggaggagaggagcagactgatggaggaagagaggagcagactgatggaggaggagaggagcagacagatggaggaagagaggagcagactgatggaggaagagaggagcagactgatggaggaagagaggagcagactgatggaggaggagaggagcagactgatggaggaagagaggagcagactgattgaggaagagaggagcagactgatggaggaggagaggagcagactgatggaggaggagaggagcagactgatggaggaggagaggagcagactgattgaggaagagaggagcagactgatggaggaggagaggagcagactgatggaggaggagaggagcagactgatggaggaggagaggagcagactgatggaggaggagaggagcagactgatggaggaagagaggagcagactgatggaggaggagaggagcagactgatggaggaggagaggagcagactgatggaggaggagaggagcagactgatggaggaagagaggagcagactgattgaggaagagaggagcagactgatggaggaggagaggagcagactgatggaggaggagaggagcagactgatggaggaagagaggagcagactgatggaggaggagaggagcagactgatggaggaggagaggagcagactgatggaggaggagaggagcagactgatggaggaggagaggagcagaCTGATGGAGGAGACGCAGAGGAGACTGCAGCTGCTCAGAGACGCTCTGATGAAGGACGAGGAGGACGAGGAGCGCCGGATGAAGGAGGAGAGCGCAGAGCTGCTCAG agtccTGAAGGAGCAGATGATCAAACAGAGACGAGACGAGGAGGAGCGACTGAACAACGACATGCACACACAGCTACAGCagctcag GCTTGAGAATGAGGTGAAGCTGCAGGAGCTGCGCTCAGAGCTGGAGGCGGAGCAAGAGAGGGTGGAGACTCAGAGGAGGCAGGACCTCAAGCATCTGAGGGAGGAGTCAGAGGAGGAGCTCCAGGCAGAGAGGAGGCGGCTACAAGAGAAGAAGGAGGAGCAGCTGACCTCCATCAgactacag GATAAACTGAGTGACACACAGAAGGATTTGAGGAGCACACGACCAGAACAGCCTTTAGTAGAGTATCAGAGAGAG CTCACAGATGTGCTGCAGGAAGTCCGGGAGGAAGTCGAGAGAGATCACAGGAGGAAACTAGAACAACTGAAGGAGGAACATCAACAGGAGCTACAGAACCTGAGAGAGACACTCCTGGAAcag gagagcAGGGAGCGGGAGCGTCTGCTGGATTCTCTTCAGAAGGAGAGAGACGCTGTGATCTCTAAACACACAACCCAACTACACAAACTACAGCACACACTGGACACACAGCTGCAGGAGACGCGCAGGACACACTCGCAGAAG gagtcaGAGCTACAGGAGTGGAAGGAGAAGCTGGAGAAACAAACCAAAGAACTTCACACTCAGGAGACTGAACTTCAGTCAAAG GCATCAGATCTGAGGAAGAGGAGACAGCAGCTgtgtgaggaagaggaggacctTCAGAGAGgactacag TCTCTCCCTCTGCTGCTGAAGGAGCGTGACCAGCTGTGTGAGGATCTGCGGAGAGAGAGACAGGAGCGAGAGCGACAGAGAGAGGAGAGCTGCAGGATGATGGAGGAGAGACAGCAGCTGGAGGATAGAGTCACACTGCTGCAGGACCCtcatcacctcacacacacacacacacacacacacacactgctgcaggAGCGATGTGAGCAGCTCACCTCCAGAGTCAG tgaactGGAGCAGAGCAGCAGAGCGGAGCGACATCAGCAGCAGGACGAGCAGAAGAAGagcaagagaaagacagagaacgGTCTGCGTTTGGAGGATCTGGAGACTCCACTGCTGCGGTCCGACGCCAGCGACACCAGCGTAgacga GGCTCGTCAGTTTCTGGAGCGGCAGAGCGCTCACATGTTTGACAGACAGGCAGCGCTGCGGGCGGCTCACAACAGTCTGAAGGACCCCACGCCTGGGAGCTCAACACAACAGCAGCTCTACCACAAcctgcagcag gaggtgAGGGATCTGGCTGAGTTGAGGGAGACACTTCTGAAGGGTCAAACGCTCCTGAAAGAAAAAGAGGAGAAACTCAACCATCTCGAAACATCACTGACCGAAGAG gtgtcgTGCGATGATGCTGAGAGGTCAGCTGATCGTAAAGTGACGTTTGATGTGACCGAGTCAGAGATGAGCAGTGTGTACAGCCCAGAGGGAACAg TTCCAGTGAAGGTGCAGCAGCTGGCCGACTCTCTGCAGCTGATCTCAGGTCAGCTCAACTCTGTGTTAGGAGCTTTGGGTTCAGTGACACACAAACAGACTCCGCCCCCTCTTACAACACCCCTGTTGCCCCGCCCCTCCTGGGCGTGGCCTACAACCCCCTCCCCTTCACTGGCCAACGGACTCTCACACAGAGCCACAGACTCACTGCAGACGCGCTGGAGCGGCCTGAGCtcag AAACCAGCAGAGCGCACATGACCTACTCAGGATACACACCACCAAG tctgtCGAGTCTGCGTCCATCAGAGGTCGAGGGTCAGCGGCTGCAGGGTCTTATTGAAGGAAACAAACGCTGGCTAGAGGCTCAACGAAAGAACCGCAACAT TCCTCTGTTCCCGAGTCTCAGGAGCGCGTCCAGCGGCGGAGGGTTAGTTCAGCTCAGCCTCGATGACAACAACCAGATTAAAGTTCATCATTACTAA